A segment of the Biomphalaria glabrata chromosome 18, xgBioGlab47.1, whole genome shotgun sequence genome:
gtgagatatatatatatatatatatatatatatatatatatatataaatatatatatatatacatatatacatatatatatatatatatatatacatatctatattataaagtagaatgtgaggggtatgtatatatgtatgtatgtatgtatgtatgttacttatagacatcaaaaccgcttgaccaatcttgataaaactaggcaggaatgttccttgggtaccaacttagaccttagtgaatgtattgtagccctaaaacaaatgtaagaccctcaaaaaaaataaagttgtccgactctattacagctatagtattttatggatctaggccatgtctacaatgttgacatgagaaaagatagaaaggatttagacctagatctaattttaagaaatacactttgcgcagatagttttttactttgacacatgaaaatacaaaggaaggtccattgatttcattatataataaaattaaccttcaattttgtgtttcaaaagcattttttacattaattagttccttatatctgtgactacagatttcctgacgaacattctttcattagacaatacgtaatgaatcgcgtactaaaaattaattcgtttaattgtttactttataatcccatccctagatctaaaactctaattcaactctaagatgataaaacttctcttcgaacagatagttctatactttaacacataaatatattaattaaagtccattcatttcatattctgatcaaataaacattcaaaattggttttctaaagctacattcgtttacgaaagctgcgaagccgagttgagataggcctagatctatattcattcatgaatcgcgtactaaaaattatttcgtttaattgttcactttataatcccatttatttaacaaagctatcgctcttttcgtttttaatagataagaatgtatcgactttgggtaaaccattttcgcaaaactaattttattttcgtagcgaaactgaaataacgtgaaaggatcattagctacgtttaacatacatttaaatccaatccactagattattcaaaagcaaatgttttaatttaaataaaaatggatttaagcctattagctattttgatttgatagcattattcacactatttttacattgacacattcgctttacctattacattattatttcgtttaattgcttacaaaacactctcagtgactatatcgaaagtaatgctacttatattttttgttttcaatttattGATGTGCATTCTTGAAGATTTACTTTATTCATGGAGCCACTGATAGGAAAACAATActgtaagaaataaaatatttggaaTTCAGGTGATTTGTACCACAACTTTCTATGGCTAGCCCCTATATCTATGTATGTAAGTTATGCGCCTATAGGTTAAGATTGATATATAATGttgatatattaataaacagaatttagattatttattatatagtataacacttttttatttccttataAATACGCTATCCCCGTCCAGAGGCGTAGTGATCAAACTGTATagtaaagaaaaagtaaagttcccctttcagaccttgtggtctatagatgatgtaaaggtcatctgtttctgtggcctacggttaacgagggtgtcatgtagccagcacaacgaccaatcgcctttacttttccgcatttacttttccgcctttacttttccccaactaatgtcaggtacccattagagctgggtggactcaagaggcgcacaaagataccgaaattaaaaatccctgtcttcaccaggattggaaccccggtccggaagccaagcgctttaccgctcagcccaAAGGTGCGAAGGAATTattggtgccccccccccttttccttgaacatcacatagaaatataggctgcgtGTGGCGCCCCCTCCCCCGATGATGGCGCAGCGTTCCATTTTTGCCCcctctcactacgcctctggccCCATCTATAGTTTAGGTTTAATTAACTGGGAGGGAGAGGAGGACCATTAAATCTATTGCCCTCCCCACTACTCTCattatgcagaaaaaaaaaggggggcggGCGGTTCCAGTTTTTTTTACTCCAATTTATATTTACTAACGAAGAAATCTTGCATCTTAAACATACAACGTCGTGATCGGATATCtataaaaatcatttatattttatatttgatttagaatttagattaaTTGGAACTATTGTATGTACATGTATTGCGTATTTTTTCACGAAAAAATAAATCCTCTTCCTCCGAGACACGTGTCGTAAATGTGATCTGAAAACTCTCGGgtattacataataataaatcataatggcaatgtcttcaacTCAAAGAACAGCAACTTTgtgtgaataaataaaaaaaatcgcaATATTACTCAGTGGATCATCGGGAATTAAAAACTTGaacttgttatttttaatttttattacaagcCTTTTGACGGGCCGGATTAAACCTTTCAGCTGGCCGGAGttgcccgcgggccgtagtttgcccatcactggtTTTATATTTtgcgtctcgagagacgatcttctCCCTTTGCAAGTAAACGTtgtcaaaatttatttaaatttctgTTCTCTATATAAGCAATGACGTTATATTTTCTTTGGCTCAAGGCATTCAATGAGTCTTTGtgagtttcttttttattgtaatttttattttatgaaagaTACAGTaaaaattcagttttttttttacaaaactttaatattattcattccgtctgtttgtctggtgcaaattttgtacatgttttttttttccattttctattctcggataaagttgaaattttgcacaattattaacaGTACTAAACAATAcaggaatcaatttttaaaaagattatttgtaaatagagtttgtgttaatacacaaactcagaggcggccccaaTCGAACTCACCGATGGACAAGTGTGACAAGAGGGTCAATAAGGGTagctactttttttaaataagagttagtcccctttaataCATTGTTTAAGTCTGTGTTAACTATTTACAATTGCCACTTTCTCTTGAGtctttgagctgaccagtgTACATTATTTTGAACTGAGCCTTtcctactatttttttttcattattttactttcttttgtttGCCTTTATGtccgttttttttaatgtactttttcttttgttcctaaataaactatttattaGTTGTAAATGAAATCTCATTGTTATTACTTGTATGTCTCAGTAAGTTATATATTTTGAGGTTATAATTAATAGCCTAGGTAATATAACTTGGGGCCACTAaataccactggactaacttgccagcacagcagaagtcactggtcttatgaccttaTCATAATACAAGGTCACaacaaggaatattcaagccatagtcttgATCATTCAAAATAATATTAGGCTCAAAATTATAGATTCCGTTTAGTAATGAGcgatcaatcaatcaatcagggACCTTATTAATACATAATAGacaattcaaaataaataaacaggtTGGCAGCTAAAccagatattagattttaaatACTTTGATATTCTACAAGAACATAACGACATCAACGATTGAGAGTGAAACCATATTTTTCATGTATACCGTactttatttctgttttatacATCATGAGCATACATAGTAATGCTACATTTTAAATATGGTTTAGTTATTATCCTGCATCTAGACAAAAAATaatccaaaatttaaaaaaaataaattggggcgaatataaaaatctataaaaaaatattgacaaaactgtatattttttaatctttgCCTTTATGCCTTCTTTGTCTAACAAGAAATTgcacaaagttttaaataatgaagTTTTATATTTCATTCGGGAGAAGAAAAACGTCACTCCACCTCACGTTCACTGTTAGCACAAAAAGTTATGTtgagaaaaaagtaaaaaaaatataaattttatattcacCAAATACTATCTTCTGTTGGtaagctgaaaagaaaaaatcataAAGGTTTGGATAACTGTCTAGAGCTACTTTGACTTCCGTTTAAAGAGGGGAAGTTGAGCTAGTGATTGGAAATGTTAATTTTCAAAATGTCAAGTACAGTAGGAAGAAATGCCGTTTGAAGAAACGCCGTTTGAAGAAACCCCCTAGGAAGAAACGCCCTTGGAAGAAAAGCCCTTGAAAGAAACGCTGAGAAAAAGACGCTGTAGAAACAAAAAACGCTGAAGAAAGAGCACTGCTGAAACTTTGGAGACCAATAAAGGGAGGTCGATTGGGAGTATTGTCGGGAGTCTTGGgaagtaagaaaaaaatgatCCAATGTAGATCATACCCCATAACTTACTTGACCTGTGGCTAGATGAATGTTATCAAAGTAATATAGCTTAACGTTGATACTTAACAACTGAGCAAGACCTTccattcaaaacaaaattaaaatccatgaaaatgttttaatcccTAAACTAATCATTTGCAATTTCTATCtcctagttttaaaaaaataataatcattacAGGACATTTCTCAGATTTTACATTTCAAAggattgtaaaaataaatggttACACAAAATTTACCAAGCTACATACGatcaaaaaatgtaaatagtatatacaaatatttaaagaatttagTTTTGTCACATGTAAAAATTTCATTTCTTGACCTCTTTTCATCAAGTTACATACATAATGATGAGTATTTTAAAACATGCCTTCAGTGAGCTTCACATCGTTAGTTAAAAATGTGGAAACTAGTTACAACAAAATGAGATTTAAGTTCAGGCGTAATTGCAAAACAAGATTATTAAAATAGCTGGACACATTAGCACGACATGTTAGTACAactgtaggtctagatctattgtgtAAGATGTTATCATGCCTGTATGTAATCAAGGCTACATTCGACttctttataataaacatacAATAACATATGTAGTACTCAGCTGAAAAAAACTAGCTCTAGTACTCAACTaaacatctagttctagatccagcACTAGACTGAGCAACTAGATCCAGCACTAGACTGAGCAACTAGATCCAGCACTAGACTGAGCAACTAGATCCAGCACTAGACTGAGCAACTAGATCCAGCACTAGACTGAGCAACTAGATCCAGCACTAGACTGAGCAACTAGATCCAGCACTAGACTGAGCAACTAGATCCAGCACTAGACTGAGCAACTAGTTGGACGTCACTTTCCTGATGTTCTTTGTTTTACAATCTGCCTGCTCATTTTATGAACTATCTATACAAAAGTGTTGTCACAGACTAAAAATcgtttaaaatagtaaaaaaaaagagtatatgAATAAAAGCAAGAGAATAATAAACTCAAAGTTTGAAGTGATTCAGGCTAGTCATTACTTTAAACATAAATCTCAGATTTCAGTATATAAAGAGATATGATagacaatactttaaaaaaaaaactggttttAATATATCACGTAATTGGGAACATCCTCAAACAGAAGCtcttgtttgattttgtttggtatcggcAGTTGATTGACTTTGATTTCCCTGTCTGAAGTAGCCCCAAGTAAGTCAGATACATGGACGAAGCTGAGAGTTTTCAGAGAGAGAAGGCCGTCGAATAGTTCCCCTTGCACCAGCTTCCTTCTCTGAAAATTCTCTATGAAAAAATCCATGCTTAAAAAAGTCGTCACGTCGAATTTGGTCAGAAAACGAATCTCCAAGAGAAACGTGGCCAGGTCAAACTTTTGCTGCAGCATGGCCAGCAAGAAAGGCGAGACGTTTCTGAGGCGGCACCTTTCATTGtaaacattgtaaaacagctgTCCGCGAGACGCGCAGTGGGGGTATATACCTTTGCCAAAGGCTAAATATAACATGTCTATCTGATTTCTTACGATAAACAAGTGGGCAGCTTCTTGGACATGGGGCGCTAAGTGGAACTTGGCCTGGCGTTCTAGAAGAGTTCTCACCATGTCTAGATCCTCTTTCTGCATTGCCACAGATAATGCTGTGTCATTCAGCGCATTTATAGCGTTCACATCAGAGCCTTGGTCAAGTAGGAGCTTTTTAATGGCCGGACAGTTAATCTCACTCTTGCAGGCCAGAATAAATGCGGTGCTGTTATCCCTGTCTCGTCTGTGGATATCCAGATTCTGTCTGAGCAGTAGCTCAATCATGTCCTCAGCAAGTTCCAAGTCATCCTCGAACTGTAATTTTTTCAGCAACAGAGTCAAGTAAGAGTCTCCATCTCTTAAGACAACATCTGTATTAACTCCCTTGTCTATGAATATGAAAGCTAGTTCTAGATTTCCAGTTTCAAGAGCCGATGACAGTGGCGATTTCTGAGATTGATCGAAAAAATCGTATTCAGCCCCAGCATCTAGTAATAGCCTCACGTTTTCTACAATTGAATTCTCTACAGCGATAGATATTGGTGCTTCGCCCCACCTGTTCCGAAGATTCACGTCAGCGCCATGCTTCAACAGCGTCTCCAAAAATCTGGAGTCTCTGTTTGCACTGGCGTGAACAAGGGGAGTGTCGCCGTTTGCATCCACAATGTTGATGTCAGCATTGTGTTGAAGCAGCGCTTCCATCAAGTCCTTACTCTCTTCCATAACACACAAGTGTAGTGGGCAGACAGACGTAGAGATGGCGTGAAATGATACGTAATATGGCTTGGTTAGCCTCGCTCCGGAGTCCATTCCTTTAGAGAGAAGAAACAGTAAGATGTCTTTCCTTCCAGAGAGAATAGCCCACTCTAGAAGGCGTGTGTCGTTGTAGTCTATTGTAAAATTTTTATCTAGTTCCTCTAACAAGCACAGTTCTTTGTATCCAATGGCCATCTGGCAAGCCGCACTTGTATCTTGTTCAGCTTTCTGCTCTAGAAAAACTGTGACACATTCTAATTGCTTACATTTGACTGCTATTTCTAAGGCCGTGCCTTCGCTGTTTCTTATATTATCGTCTGCTTGGATGGAAAGCAAATATCGAACTATTTCCGGTTTGCCGTCTTTCGCAGCCATCATTAATGGCGTCAACTGTTCAAATGAAGTAAACTCGTTGATTTTGGCGCCTTTACTACAGAGCCATTTCACTACATCTACATCGCCGATTTCAACAGCTTTCAATAAAGGGCTGCAGCTCTTCATTCGCTTGTGttgttttgac
Coding sequences within it:
- the LOC129924062 gene encoding ankyrin repeat and KH domain-containing protein 1-like, translating into MQVLISNGANVSDAKDGETIRDLADKLGLLKFVSVFCDGKASQLPRLCAAVMYRDFSLMSTLIALDVSDINQRGSGGKTALETLLDLVLVEKKGLSSVDKDILKLLIDNGSDVNVKVVRRSKQHKRMKSCSPLLKAVEIGDVDVVKWLCSKGAKINEFTSFEQLTPLMMAAKDGKPEIVRYLLSIQADDNIRNSEGTALEIAVKCKQLECVTVFLEQKAEQDTSAACQMAIGYKELCLLEELDKNFTIDYNDTRLLEWAILSGRKDILLFLLSKGMDSGARLTKPYYVSFHAISTSVCPLHLCVMEESKDLMEALLQHNADINIVDANGDTPLVHASANRDSRFLETLLKHGADVNLRNRWGEAPISIAVENSIVENVRLLLDAGAEYDFFDQSQKSPLSSALETGNLELAFIFIDKGVNTDVVLRDGDSYLTLLLKKLQFEDDLELAEDMIELLLRQNLDIHRRDRDNSTAFILACKSEINCPAIKKLLLDQGSDVNAINALNDTALSVAMQKEDLDMVRTLLERQAKFHLAPHVQEAAHLFIVRNQIDMLYLAFGKGIYPHCASRGQLFYNVYNERCRLRNVSPFLLAMLQQKFDLATFLLEIRFLTKFDVTTFLSMDFFIENFQRRKLVQGELFDGLLSLKTLSFVHVSDLLGATSDREIKVNQLPIPNKIKQELLFEDVPNYVIY